The following coding sequences are from one Oncorhynchus kisutch isolate 150728-3 linkage group LG23, Okis_V2, whole genome shotgun sequence window:
- the LOC109868381 gene encoding beta-1,3-galactosyl-O-glycosyl-glycoprotein beta-1,6-N-acetylglucosaminyltransferase 4 isoform X1, whose amino-acid sequence MLKYGSKYVNYTGMQREKMKIRFAFPSRLRKKNFISSLSLLLVICAFLLLFLKFTVKYSITIETYGSTAGYNDVELLHRYNIDCNAIYEMEPAELGKSLVIRKQVVVEEQDKSLVNLISNCPRYLLSRGYGDVQVSEEEQAFPLAYSLVVHKSASMVEKILRAIYTPNNIYCIHYDLKSSELFRESMEGLARCLPNVFIASKLEAVTYASISRLNADLNCLSDLIGSKVKWRYVINLCGQDFPLRSNIELVADLKKLRGGNMMETSRPSEYKKQRFSFHHELQNASFEYHRLPVKTNKAKGPPPHGIQMFIGSAYFVLSLEFVTYMNKSVLARDFLMWSNDTYSPDEHFWATLTRVPGVPGEVPRAQADITDLMSKTRLVKWNYLEGPLYPSCTGKHVRSVCIYGAGELRWLLNYGSWFANKVDAKVDPVLIQCLEDKLQEKQRLLVKAMKSQQKIPSSVLAVDVILQ is encoded by the coding sequence AATGAAAATAAGATTTGCCTTTCCAAGCAGACTGCGGAAGAAGAATTTCATTTCTTCTTTATCATTGCTGCTGGTGATCTGTGCCTTCTTGCTGCTCTTCCTAAAGTTCACTGTTAAATACAGCATTACCATTGAAACCTATGGGTCTACCGCAGGCTACAATGACGTTGAGCTGCTCCATCGCTACAACATTGACTGCAATGCCATCTATGAAATGGAGCCGGCCGAGTTGGGGAAGTCGCTGGTCATCAGAAAACAGGTGGTGGTGGAAGAGCAGGACAAGAGCTTGGTCAACCTGATCTCCAATTGCCCGCGATACCTCCTCTCCCGGGGCTATGGGGATGTCCAAGTGTCTGAGGAGGAGCAGGCCTTCCCCCTGGCCTACTCACTGGTGGTCCACAAGTCTGCCTCCATGGTAGAGAAGATCCTCAGGGCCATCTACACCCCTAACAACATCTACTGTATCCACTACGACCTGAAGTCATCAGAACTGTTCAGAGAGTCCATGGAGGGTCTGGCACGCTGTCTACCCAACGTCTTCATCGCCTCTAAGCTGGAGGCAGTGACGTACGCCAGCATCAGCCGCCTCAATGCTGACCTCAActgcctgtctgaccttataGGATCAAAGGTCAAGTGGAGGTATGTCATCAACCTGTGCGGTCAGGACTTTCCCCTGCGCTCCAACATAGAGCTGGTGGCTGACCTGAAGAAGCTCCGGGGGGGTAACATGATGGAGACAAGTCGCCCCAGCGAATACAAGAAGCAGCGTTTCTCCTTCCACCACGAGCTGCAGAACGCGTCATTCGAGTACCACCGGCTGCCGGTGAAAACCAACAAGGCCAAGGGGCCTCCGCCGCACGGCATACAGATGTTCATCGGCAGCGCGTACTTCGTGCTCTCGCTGGAGTTCGTCACTTATATGAACAAGTCTGTGCTGGCCAGGGACTTCCTGATGTGGTCAAATGACACCTACTCCCCAGACGAACACTTCTGGGCCACGCTGACACGGGTGCCGGGCGTGCCAGGTGAGGTGCCACGGGCCCAGGCCGACATCACAGACCTGATGAGCAAGACCAGGCTGGTGAAGTGGAACTACCTGGAGGGACCGCTTTACCCATCATGCACAGGCAAACACGTCCGCAGTGTGTGTATCTATGGGGCGGGTGAGCTGCGCTGGCTACTGAACTACGGCAGCTGGTTCGCTAATAAGGTGGACGCCAAAGTTGACCCGGTCCTTATCCAATGTCTTGAGGATAAATTACAGGAGAAACAGAGACTCTTGGTCAAGGCTATGAAGTCACAACAAAAGATTCCCTCCTCtgtgttagcagttgatgttattcttcaataa
- the LOC109868381 gene encoding beta-1,3-galactosyl-O-glycosyl-glycoprotein beta-1,6-N-acetylglucosaminyltransferase 4 isoform X2 encodes MKIRFAFPSRLRKKNFISSLSLLLVICAFLLLFLKFTVKYSITIETYGSTAGYNDVELLHRYNIDCNAIYEMEPAELGKSLVIRKQVVVEEQDKSLVNLISNCPRYLLSRGYGDVQVSEEEQAFPLAYSLVVHKSASMVEKILRAIYTPNNIYCIHYDLKSSELFRESMEGLARCLPNVFIASKLEAVTYASISRLNADLNCLSDLIGSKVKWRYVINLCGQDFPLRSNIELVADLKKLRGGNMMETSRPSEYKKQRFSFHHELQNASFEYHRLPVKTNKAKGPPPHGIQMFIGSAYFVLSLEFVTYMNKSVLARDFLMWSNDTYSPDEHFWATLTRVPGVPGEVPRAQADITDLMSKTRLVKWNYLEGPLYPSCTGKHVRSVCIYGAGELRWLLNYGSWFANKVDAKVDPVLIQCLEDKLQEKQRLLVKAMKSQQKIPSSVLAVDVILQ; translated from the coding sequence ATGAAAATAAGATTTGCCTTTCCAAGCAGACTGCGGAAGAAGAATTTCATTTCTTCTTTATCATTGCTGCTGGTGATCTGTGCCTTCTTGCTGCTCTTCCTAAAGTTCACTGTTAAATACAGCATTACCATTGAAACCTATGGGTCTACCGCAGGCTACAATGACGTTGAGCTGCTCCATCGCTACAACATTGACTGCAATGCCATCTATGAAATGGAGCCGGCCGAGTTGGGGAAGTCGCTGGTCATCAGAAAACAGGTGGTGGTGGAAGAGCAGGACAAGAGCTTGGTCAACCTGATCTCCAATTGCCCGCGATACCTCCTCTCCCGGGGCTATGGGGATGTCCAAGTGTCTGAGGAGGAGCAGGCCTTCCCCCTGGCCTACTCACTGGTGGTCCACAAGTCTGCCTCCATGGTAGAGAAGATCCTCAGGGCCATCTACACCCCTAACAACATCTACTGTATCCACTACGACCTGAAGTCATCAGAACTGTTCAGAGAGTCCATGGAGGGTCTGGCACGCTGTCTACCCAACGTCTTCATCGCCTCTAAGCTGGAGGCAGTGACGTACGCCAGCATCAGCCGCCTCAATGCTGACCTCAActgcctgtctgaccttataGGATCAAAGGTCAAGTGGAGGTATGTCATCAACCTGTGCGGTCAGGACTTTCCCCTGCGCTCCAACATAGAGCTGGTGGCTGACCTGAAGAAGCTCCGGGGGGGTAACATGATGGAGACAAGTCGCCCCAGCGAATACAAGAAGCAGCGTTTCTCCTTCCACCACGAGCTGCAGAACGCGTCATTCGAGTACCACCGGCTGCCGGTGAAAACCAACAAGGCCAAGGGGCCTCCGCCGCACGGCATACAGATGTTCATCGGCAGCGCGTACTTCGTGCTCTCGCTGGAGTTCGTCACTTATATGAACAAGTCTGTGCTGGCCAGGGACTTCCTGATGTGGTCAAATGACACCTACTCCCCAGACGAACACTTCTGGGCCACGCTGACACGGGTGCCGGGCGTGCCAGGTGAGGTGCCACGGGCCCAGGCCGACATCACAGACCTGATGAGCAAGACCAGGCTGGTGAAGTGGAACTACCTGGAGGGACCGCTTTACCCATCATGCACAGGCAAACACGTCCGCAGTGTGTGTATCTATGGGGCGGGTGAGCTGCGCTGGCTACTGAACTACGGCAGCTGGTTCGCTAATAAGGTGGACGCCAAAGTTGACCCGGTCCTTATCCAATGTCTTGAGGATAAATTACAGGAGAAACAGAGACTCTTGGTCAAGGCTATGAAGTCACAACAAAAGATTCCCTCCTCtgtgttagcagttgatgttattcttcaataa